One Erythrobacter aureus DNA segment encodes these proteins:
- a CDS encoding DUF2855 family protein, whose product MWGHARVIESNHPDIAVGERIYGYLPMASHLDVVPGKVTASGFTDMAEHRQPMSPIYNQYSRLAADPEHDPAREGERMIFGPLFKTGFLIEYFLRSEHWFGATQLILTSASSKTAMGLASVARHRSPDVKRIGLTSAGNVRFVEESGLYDQVLSYEAVDSIVAEPSVSVDFAGNASLLRAIHQHFGAALKYSCLVGVTHIEERGEGLDGISGPTPTLFFAPDHAVALFKNVGPEETGRQIAQSWRAFRADVGNSVTISRHAGLAAARDAFVQMVGGKVDPARGIVIEP is encoded by the coding sequence ATGTGGGGGCATGCCCGCGTGATCGAGAGCAACCATCCCGATATTGCCGTGGGCGAGCGGATCTATGGCTATCTGCCTATGGCCAGCCATCTCGATGTGGTGCCGGGCAAGGTGACGGCCAGCGGGTTCACCGATATGGCCGAACATCGCCAGCCGATGAGCCCGATTTACAATCAGTATTCGCGCCTGGCGGCCGATCCCGAGCACGATCCCGCACGCGAAGGCGAGCGGATGATCTTCGGCCCGCTGTTCAAGACTGGTTTCCTGATCGAGTATTTCCTGCGTTCCGAGCATTGGTTCGGTGCGACGCAGCTTATCCTCACCAGCGCTTCGTCCAAGACCGCCATGGGTCTAGCGAGCGTCGCCAGGCATCGTTCGCCGGATGTAAAACGTATCGGGCTGACTTCGGCAGGCAATGTCCGCTTCGTCGAGGAAAGCGGGCTTTACGACCAGGTGCTCTCCTACGAAGCGGTGGACAGCATTGTTGCCGAGCCCAGCGTATCGGTCGATTTCGCCGGCAATGCTTCGCTCCTTCGCGCTATTCACCAGCACTTCGGCGCGGCCCTGAAATATTCGTGCCTCGTCGGCGTCACGCATATCGAGGAGCGAGGCGAGGGGCTCGATGGGATTTCCGGCCCTACACCGACACTGTTCTTCGCGCCCGACCATGCAGTGGCGCTGTTCAAGAATGTCGGCCCCGAAGAAACGGGGCGGCAGATCGCGCAAAGCTGGCGCGCTTTCCGCGCCGATGTGGGGAACAGCGTGACGATCTCCCGCCATGCGGGTCTCGCCGCGGCGCGGGACGCCTTCGTCCAAATGGTCGGGGGCAAGGTCGATCCCGCCAGGGGCATCGTGATCGAGCCTTAG
- a CDS encoding DUF2855 family protein — protein MQQVHVRKDSIGEAELVECEQGALAENAIRLEVESFSVTANNVTYAAVGDGFGYWNFSRRSTAKASYPCGGMPA, from the coding sequence ATGCAGCAGGTACATGTCCGTAAGGATAGCATCGGCGAAGCCGAACTCGTCGAGTGCGAGCAGGGCGCGCTGGCGGAAAATGCTATCCGGCTCGAAGTAGAGAGCTTTTCGGTCACGGCGAACAATGTGACCTATGCGGCGGTCGGCGACGGTTTCGGGTACTGGAATTTTTCCCGGCGCTCGACGGCAAAGGCATCGTACCCATGTGGGGGCATGCCCGCGTGA
- the dnaN gene encoding DNA polymerase III subunit beta, with protein sequence MKATIERATLLRCLSHVQSVVERRNTIPILSNVLIEAEGDNSLKVMATDLDLQVVEHMDASVDSAGSITVSAHLLFDIARKLPEGSQVSLEAAENRMAVKAGRSRFSLPTLPRDDFPVIVEGDLPTSFELPARTLAELIDRTRFAISTEETRYYLNGIFFHVSDEAEPVLKAAATDGHRLARFTLPRPEGAEGMPDVIVPRKAVAELRKLLEEAMDGNVQIDLSASKVRFTLGGEGGVVLTSKLIDGTFPDYSRVIPTGNDKLLKLDPKSFHEGVDRVATIATEKTRAVKMGLDKDKVTLTVTSPDNGTATEEVPAEYAADGFEIGFNAAYLKDILGQIDSDNVEIHLADAGAPTLIRKDENSPALYVLMPMRV encoded by the coding sequence ATGAAGGCCACCATCGAACGCGCGACGCTGCTGCGTTGTCTCAGCCACGTGCAGTCGGTCGTAGAACGCCGCAACACGATTCCCATCCTTTCCAACGTGCTGATCGAGGCCGAGGGCGACAATTCGCTCAAGGTCATGGCGACCGATCTCGATTTGCAGGTTGTCGAACATATGGATGCCAGTGTCGACAGCGCGGGTTCGATCACAGTCTCGGCACACTTGCTGTTCGACATCGCGCGCAAGCTGCCCGAAGGGTCGCAGGTGAGCCTGGAGGCGGCCGAAAACCGTATGGCGGTAAAGGCAGGGCGAAGCCGTTTCTCGCTGCCCACGCTGCCGCGGGACGATTTTCCGGTGATCGTGGAAGGCGATCTGCCAACCAGTTTCGAGCTTCCCGCCAGGACGCTCGCCGAACTAATCGATCGCACGCGGTTTGCGATTTCCACGGAGGAGACGCGATACTATCTCAATGGTATCTTCTTCCACGTCTCGGACGAGGCCGAGCCGGTGTTGAAGGCTGCCGCGACGGATGGCCACCGCCTCGCACGCTTCACCCTGCCGCGTCCGGAGGGCGCCGAAGGCATGCCCGACGTGATCGTTCCGCGCAAAGCCGTGGCCGAATTGCGCAAGCTGCTCGAAGAAGCGATGGACGGCAACGTGCAGATCGACCTTTCGGCCAGCAAGGTCCGCTTCACTCTCGGCGGCGAAGGTGGCGTGGTGCTCACCAGCAAGCTTATCGACGGCACGTTCCCCGACTATTCACGAGTGATCCCAACGGGTAACGACAAGCTCCTCAAGCTCGATCCGAAGAGCTTCCATGAGGGTGTCGACCGTGTGGCGACCATTGCCACCGAAAAGACCCGTGCGGTCAAGATGGGGCTGGACAAGGACAAGGTAACACTCACCGTTACTTCGCCCGATAATGGCACCGCGACCGAAGAAGTCCCCGCCGAATATGCGGCGGACGGGTTCGAGATCGGCTTCAACGCGGCCTATCTGAAGGACATCCTCGGGCAGATCGATAGCGACAATGTCGAAATACACCTGGCCGATGCTGGCGCGCCTACGCTGATCCGCAAGGATGAGAATTCGCCCGCGCTCTATGTCCTGATGCCGATGCGGGTGTAA
- the fabG gene encoding 3-oxoacyl-[acyl-carrier-protein] reductase: MFSLEGKTALVTGASGGIGSSIAYALARQGARLALSGSNGDKLRAFREQLNDEFGHDHVEITCDLSNPEQVEELIPATVDTLGSMNILVNNAGITRDNLAMRMKDEEWDDVIRINLEASFRLMRASARPMMKARGGRIISITSIVGHTGNPGQMNYTAAKGGLTAMSKSLAQELASRNITVNCVAPGFIRTAMTDALTDDQKAAINGRIPMGRMGEGEEIGAAVTYLASDEAAYITGQTLHVNGGMAMIG, translated from the coding sequence ATGTTCAGTCTCGAAGGCAAAACCGCCCTCGTTACCGGTGCCAGTGGCGGGATCGGTTCGTCGATCGCCTATGCGTTGGCCAGGCAGGGCGCCCGGCTCGCATTGTCGGGTTCGAACGGCGACAAACTGCGCGCCTTCCGCGAGCAGCTCAATGACGAGTTCGGTCACGACCATGTCGAGATCACTTGCGACCTGTCGAACCCCGAGCAGGTCGAGGAACTGATCCCGGCCACCGTCGATACGCTCGGCAGCATGAATATCCTCGTCAACAATGCAGGGATCACGCGCGACAATCTCGCCATGCGGATGAAAGACGAGGAATGGGACGATGTGATCCGCATCAACCTCGAAGCCAGCTTTCGCCTGATGCGTGCCAGCGCGCGGCCGATGATGAAGGCCAGGGGCGGGCGGATCATCTCCATCACCAGCATTGTCGGCCATACGGGCAACCCCGGCCAGATGAACTACACTGCCGCCAAGGGCGGCCTCACCGCGATGTCGAAAAGCCTCGCGCAGGAGCTTGCCAGCCGCAACATAACCGTCAACTGCGTCGCCCCCGGTTTCATCCGCACCGCGATGACCGATGCGCTGACCGACGACCAGAAGGCCGCAATCAATGGACGCATTCCGATGGGCCGTATGGGCGAGGGCGAGGAAATCGGTGCAGCCGTGACCTACCTCGCCAGCGACGAAGCGGCCTATATCACGGGCCAGACGCTACATGTGAATGGCGGCATGGCGATGATAGGGTAG
- the fabD gene encoding ACP S-malonyltransferase, with product MTAFIFPGQGSQKVGMGAELAEASAYAREVFEEVDEALKQKLSALMKDGPESELTMTANAQPAIMANSVATARVLEKEFGLSLADKADCVAGHSLGEYSALCAAGAFSLTDTAKLLRLRGIAMQDAVPIGVGAMAALLGADIDKATALAEAAAQGQVCEVANDNDPTQVVISGHAEAIDRAIEMAKEHGIKRGIKLPVSAPFHCSLMGPAALRMKNALAEMPPQAFTVPIFANVSAARVTDPAEEQGLLVEQITGRVRWRESVLAMREAGVERFVELGGKVLGPMVGRIDKGATTVSLVTMEDLENFAKENA from the coding sequence ATGACTGCATTCATCTTCCCCGGACAAGGCAGCCAGAAGGTTGGCATGGGCGCTGAGCTTGCCGAAGCCAGCGCATATGCTCGCGAAGTTTTCGAAGAGGTCGACGAGGCGCTCAAACAAAAACTGTCGGCCCTGATGAAAGACGGGCCGGAAAGCGAACTGACCATGACGGCCAACGCGCAACCCGCGATCATGGCCAATTCGGTCGCAACGGCACGTGTGCTGGAAAAGGAATTCGGCCTCAGCCTGGCCGACAAGGCGGACTGCGTCGCGGGCCATTCGCTCGGCGAGTACAGTGCATTATGCGCTGCCGGCGCTTTCTCGCTGACCGACACGGCAAAGCTGCTGCGTCTGCGCGGCATTGCAATGCAGGATGCCGTTCCGATCGGCGTCGGCGCCATGGCCGCGCTGCTGGGTGCCGATATCGACAAGGCGACCGCTCTCGCCGAAGCGGCCGCGCAAGGTCAGGTGTGTGAAGTCGCCAATGATAACGACCCGACACAAGTCGTCATCTCGGGCCATGCCGAGGCGATCGACCGCGCGATAGAAATGGCGAAGGAGCATGGCATTAAGCGTGGGATAAAGTTGCCCGTCTCGGCCCCGTTCCACTGCTCGTTGATGGGACCGGCCGCGCTGAGGATGAAGAACGCGCTGGCCGAAATGCCGCCGCAAGCCTTCACCGTTCCGATCTTCGCCAACGTCAGCGCCGCGCGGGTGACCGATCCGGCGGAAGAACAGGGCCTGTTGGTCGAGCAGATCACCGGGCGCGTGCGGTGGCGTGAAAGCGTGCTTGCCATGCGCGAGGCAGGGGTTGAACGTTTCGTCGAGCTGGGCGGGAAAGTGCTCGGCCCGATGGTTGGTCGCATCGATAAAGGGGCGACTACCGTCAGCCTCGTCACCATGGAAGATCTCGAGAATTTCGCGAAGGAGAACGCGTGA
- a CDS encoding LD-carboxypeptidase, with translation MVKIAICAPGKPLKRERSDALKALVARRRDVSLHFHEQCFLEEGHFAGSDQVRLAALLECANDPGFDAVWFAMGGYGSNRIAAQAVAQMNGAARTKSYLGYSDTGFLLGALYRHGIGRVAHGPLAGDIRREGGAEAIARALDWLKGKDNGLEPGLDGRPAAAFNLTTLAMLVGTDLAPDLSGHVVMVEEVAEHLYAIDRLFFHVTQHLRSIAGLRLGRISEVPENDRPFGRDEVAIVRDWCARSGIPYLGRADIGHDAANRIVPFGLEARAAHA, from the coding sequence ATGGTCAAAATTGCGATCTGTGCCCCCGGAAAACCGCTGAAGCGCGAACGGTCCGATGCGTTGAAAGCTCTTGTGGCGCGACGCAGGGATGTCTCGCTCCACTTCCATGAGCAGTGTTTCCTGGAAGAAGGGCACTTTGCCGGTAGCGACCAGGTACGCCTGGCGGCGCTGCTGGAGTGTGCCAACGATCCCGGTTTCGATGCGGTATGGTTTGCCATGGGCGGCTATGGTTCGAACCGCATCGCCGCGCAGGCGGTGGCGCAGATGAACGGGGCCGCGCGGACCAAATCCTATCTCGGCTATTCGGACACAGGGTTCCTGCTCGGCGCGCTCTATCGGCACGGGATCGGGCGTGTGGCGCATGGGCCGCTGGCGGGCGATATCCGGCGCGAGGGTGGAGCGGAAGCGATCGCGCGCGCGCTCGACTGGTTGAAAGGCAAGGATAACGGTCTCGAGCCCGGTCTCGACGGGCGTCCTGCCGCGGCTTTCAACCTGACCACGCTCGCCATGCTGGTCGGCACCGACCTGGCGCCGGATCTTTCCGGCCATGTGGTCATGGTCGAGGAAGTGGCCGAGCATCTTTACGCCATCGACCGCCTGTTCTTCCACGTCACTCAACACCTCCGGAGTATCGCCGGACTGAGGCTCGGGCGGATCAGCGAAGTGCCGGAAAACGACCGGCCCTTCGGCAGAGACGAAGTCGCCATCGTGCGGGATTGGTGCGCGCGCAGCGGCATTCCCTACCTCGGCCGGGCCGATATCGGGCACGACGCTGCCAACAGGATTGTCCCCTTCGGGCTTGAGGCGCGCGCGGCACACGCCTAG
- a CDS encoding glutamate ligase domain-containing protein — protein MSDMPTPDELFARPFFFCGIGGSGMLPLAQILKGRGCTVEGSDRSRDQGRTPEKFGALEQQGFTLHPQDGSGIVSGEQILVASAAVEDTVPEVQRARELDCLRLSRAELNSILFNTSGAGLAVAGTSGKSTVTGMLGWILHACGREPTIMNGAVMKNFVSPERPYASAVVGGRSLYVSEVDESDGSIALYRPAVGVLLNVSLDHKSMEELRQLFGDYLARSRIGVINADDAEALALLPRAKEVITFGIEQEKAQIGIVPGSIAEGPMRQAALVIDRHDGSEHALTLKLPGRHNLSNALAAIAGAAAAGIPVEKAVEALAGFEGLARRFDVVGTSVSAITVIDDFGHNPEKCAATLRTLKAHPGRVLAFFQPHGYGPLRQMGDELAETFAHELGNGDRVILCDPVYFGGTVDRSEGSERIVRLIEDVGGQAEYVPTRKAAGDRLADIARPGDRIVIMGARDDTLSSFARELLAKLP, from the coding sequence ATGAGCGATATGCCCACTCCAGACGAATTGTTCGCCCGCCCGTTTTTCTTTTGCGGCATCGGCGGATCGGGAATGCTGCCGCTGGCACAGATATTGAAAGGCCGCGGCTGCACGGTCGAAGGGTCGGACCGCAGCCGCGATCAGGGCCGCACACCTGAGAAATTCGGCGCGCTGGAACAGCAGGGCTTCACGCTCCACCCGCAAGATGGCAGCGGCATCGTTTCGGGCGAGCAGATCCTCGTCGCCAGCGCCGCGGTCGAGGACACCGTGCCCGAAGTTCAGCGCGCGAGGGAGCTCGATTGCTTACGGCTCAGCCGCGCCGAACTGAACTCGATCCTGTTCAACACCAGCGGCGCGGGGCTTGCCGTCGCGGGCACCAGTGGCAAGTCCACCGTTACCGGCATGCTAGGCTGGATTTTGCACGCTTGCGGACGCGAGCCGACGATCATGAACGGAGCGGTGATGAAGAACTTCGTCTCGCCCGAGCGGCCGTATGCCAGCGCCGTGGTCGGCGGTCGGAGCCTGTATGTCAGCGAAGTCGACGAAAGCGACGGCTCGATCGCGCTTTATCGCCCTGCCGTGGGCGTGCTGCTCAATGTCAGCCTCGATCACAAAAGCATGGAGGAACTGCGCCAACTCTTCGGCGACTATCTGGCGCGCAGCCGCATTGGCGTAATCAATGCCGACGATGCCGAAGCGCTCGCACTTTTGCCCCGTGCAAAAGAGGTCATCACTTTCGGAATCGAGCAGGAAAAGGCGCAGATCGGCATCGTGCCGGGATCGATCGCGGAAGGTCCGATGCGGCAGGCCGCGCTCGTGATCGATCGGCACGACGGCAGCGAACACGCTCTCACGCTCAAGCTGCCAGGACGACACAATTTGTCGAACGCGCTGGCCGCCATTGCGGGTGCGGCTGCGGCCGGTATCCCGGTAGAAAAGGCAGTCGAGGCGCTGGCCGGGTTCGAAGGTCTGGCGCGGCGTTTCGACGTGGTCGGCACCAGTGTCTCAGCCATCACGGTGATCGACGATTTCGGGCACAACCCCGAGAAATGCGCCGCGACGCTGCGCACGCTGAAGGCCCACCCCGGCCGCGTGCTCGCCTTCTTCCAGCCACATGGCTACGGGCCGCTGCGCCAGATGGGCGACGAACTCGCCGAGACTTTCGCGCACGAGTTGGGCAATGGCGATCGCGTGATTTTGTGCGACCCGGTCTATTTCGGCGGCACGGTCGATCGCAGCGAAGGCAGCGAACGGATTGTGCGGCTGATCGAGGATGTTGGCGGACAAGCGGAATATGTCCCCACTCGCAAGGCAGCGGGCGACCGGCTCGCCGACATTGCCCGGCCCGGCGACCGCATCGTCATCATGGGGGCACGCGACGATACGTTGAGTAGCTTCGCGCGCGAGCTGCTCGCCAAGCTTCCCTAA
- a CDS encoding glutathione S-transferase family protein translates to MADGPILYTCAGSRGLRATWAAEEAGTDIELKLLPFPPRYQAPEYLELNPLGTVPMLVDGAVTMTESCAIAHYLAVKGSDPSLVVTPDEVDFGAYLDFTYHADATITFPQTVFMRFALFEKDKGWSEAGEAYARWFWKRLVKLERRLETREFLCADRFTVADICCGYALILAAKAGLDEGVPQSLKDYRDRLVAREGYRRAVDRESAGPSAI, encoded by the coding sequence ATGGCTGACGGGCCGATCCTTTATACCTGCGCCGGGTCGCGCGGTCTTCGCGCGACTTGGGCAGCCGAGGAGGCGGGCACGGATATCGAGCTGAAGCTCCTGCCGTTTCCTCCGCGCTATCAGGCCCCGGAATATCTCGAGTTGAACCCGCTCGGGACAGTGCCGATGCTGGTGGACGGCGCGGTGACGATGACCGAGAGCTGTGCGATTGCGCACTACCTCGCGGTCAAGGGCAGCGACCCTTCGCTCGTGGTGACGCCCGACGAGGTCGACTTCGGCGCCTATCTCGATTTCACCTATCATGCCGATGCAACGATAACTTTCCCGCAGACGGTCTTCATGCGCTTCGCCCTGTTCGAGAAGGACAAAGGCTGGAGCGAAGCGGGGGAGGCCTATGCGAGATGGTTCTGGAAACGACTGGTGAAGCTCGAACGGCGGCTCGAAACACGCGAGTTTCTATGCGCCGATCGCTTCACCGTGGCGGACATCTGCTGCGGCTATGCACTTATTCTTGCCGCAAAGGCCGGGCTCGACGAAGGCGTGCCGCAATCGCTGAAAGACTACCGCGATAGACTCGTTGCCCGTGAAGGCTATCGCCGGGCTGTGGACCGGGAGTCCGCCGGCCCGTCCGCGATTTAG
- a CDS encoding DUF808 domain-containing protein: protein MPGGLVALLDDVSIIARAAAASVDDISVAASKAGSKTAGVVIDDAAVTPSYVTGLSPARELPIIWNITKGSLKNKLIILLPGALLLSWLLPSAIIFILMLGGAYLSYEGAEKVMEKLGGQKHGKTVDDKIDDPVAFEKQRISGAIRTDLILSAEIMAITLNEVASEDFIVRAGVLAVVGIGVTFAVYGAVALIVKLDDIGLHLREKASATAQAFGNFLVNSVPYLLIFLSFIGTIAMLWVGGGIILHGTHELGFDGLYDIAHGAEYAVKSATGAMSGFLGWLTYAAFSALVGLALGFVIAILLHKVLKVGNTHGHG, encoded by the coding sequence TTGCCTGGTGGACTTGTAGCCCTGCTCGACGACGTCTCGATCATCGCCCGCGCGGCGGCGGCATCGGTAGACGACATTTCCGTTGCCGCCAGCAAGGCCGGTTCCAAAACGGCCGGTGTGGTGATCGACGATGCGGCGGTCACGCCCAGCTATGTCACGGGCCTGTCCCCGGCGCGCGAATTGCCGATCATCTGGAACATCACCAAGGGCAGCTTGAAAAACAAGCTTATCATCCTGCTGCCCGGCGCGCTGTTGCTGAGCTGGCTGCTACCGAGCGCGATCATTTTCATCCTTATGCTGGGCGGGGCCTATCTTTCTTACGAGGGCGCCGAGAAGGTGATGGAAAAGCTGGGCGGCCAGAAGCACGGCAAAACGGTCGACGACAAGATCGACGATCCCGTAGCCTTCGAGAAACAGCGCATATCAGGCGCGATCCGTACCGATCTCATCCTGTCCGCCGAAATCATGGCGATCACGCTGAACGAAGTCGCCTCGGAAGACTTCATCGTTCGAGCCGGCGTGCTTGCGGTCGTCGGTATTGGTGTGACCTTCGCGGTCTATGGGGCGGTCGCCCTGATTGTGAAACTCGACGATATCGGCTTGCATCTGCGCGAGAAGGCTTCTGCTACCGCGCAGGCATTCGGAAATTTCCTCGTTAATTCGGTGCCATATCTGCTGATCTTCCTTTCGTTTATTGGAACGATTGCGATGCTGTGGGTCGGTGGCGGGATTATTCTGCACGGGACTCACGAGCTGGGCTTCGATGGCCTCTACGATATCGCCCATGGGGCCGAATATGCGGTGAAGTCTGCCACAGGCGCCATGTCGGGCTTTCTCGGTTGGCTCACATATGCTGCCTTTTCCGCACTCGTGGGCCTCGCACTTGGCTTCGTAATTGCGATTCTGTTGCACAAGGTCCTCAAGGTGGGGAATACGCACGGTCATGGCTGA
- the rpsF gene encoding 30S ribosomal protein S6 → MALYEHVFLARQDLSQAQVDQLAATATEIVEKNEGKVTKTETWGLKNLAYKIDRNRKAHFVMLNIEGPGAVVEELERQTRINEDVIRYMTIRVEEHEEGPSVMMRKNERDAKKRRDREERN, encoded by the coding sequence ATGGCTCTCTACGAGCATGTTTTCTTGGCGCGACAGGATCTGAGCCAAGCTCAGGTCGACCAACTCGCCGCCACCGCCACCGAGATTGTCGAGAAGAACGAAGGCAAGGTCACCAAGACGGAGACCTGGGGCCTCAAGAACCTCGCCTACAAGATCGACCGCAACCGCAAGGCGCATTTCGTCATGCTCAACATCGAAGGCCCCGGCGCCGTCGTGGAAGAGCTCGAACGCCAGACCCGTATCAACGAAGACGTCATCCGCTACATGACCATCCGTGTCGAAGAGCACGAGGAAGGTCCCAGCGTGATGATGCGCAAGAACGAGCGCGATGCGAAGAAGCGCCGCGACCGCGAGGAGCGTAACTGA
- the rpsR gene encoding 30S ribosomal protein S18, with product MARPFFRRRKSCPFSAKNAPKIDYKDVRLLQGFMSERGKIVPSRITAVSAKKQRELAKAIKRARHIGLLPYIVK from the coding sequence ATGGCCCGTCCGTTTTTCCGCCGCCGCAAGTCTTGCCCGTTTTCGGCCAAGAACGCTCCCAAGATCGACTATAAGGACGTCCGTCTCCTTCAGGGCTTCATGTCCGAACGGGGTAAGATCGTTCCCAGCCGCATCACCGCCGTCAGCGCGAAGAAGCAGCGTGAACTGGCCAAGGCTATCAAGCGCGCGCGTCACATCGGCCTGCTGCCGTACATCGTGAAGTAA
- the rplI gene encoding 50S ribosomal protein L9, protein MDIILLQRIEKLGSIGDVVTVKDGYARNFLLPQKKALRANEANKKVFEANRDRLEKENAERRTEAEKAGEKVNGEEIVLIRAASNTGQLYGSVNVRDIAASLGDKGHDIDKKQVIMGDPIKTIGMHEVRIDLHPEVSVTIKANVARSDDEAELQSQGIDVMAQMFEDEQREIEEQADAARIDPTLEPGEIPEDMLEEGADTATDENEENA, encoded by the coding sequence ATGGATATCATTCTCCTTCAAAGGATCGAAAAGCTCGGCTCGATCGGTGACGTCGTCACTGTGAAGGACGGCTATGCCCGCAACTTCCTGCTTCCGCAGAAGAAGGCTCTCCGCGCTAACGAAGCCAACAAGAAGGTCTTCGAAGCGAACCGCGACCGCCTGGAAAAGGAAAACGCGGAACGTCGCACCGAAGCCGAAAAGGCTGGCGAAAAGGTCAATGGCGAAGAAATCGTCCTGATCCGTGCCGCATCGAACACCGGCCAGCTCTACGGCTCGGTCAACGTGCGCGACATCGCTGCCTCGCTCGGCGACAAAGGCCACGACATCGACAAGAAGCAGGTCATCATGGGTGATCCGATCAAGACGATCGGCATGCATGAAGTCCGCATCGACCTCCACCCCGAGGTCTCGGTGACGATCAAGGCCAATGTCGCCCGTTCGGACGACGAAGCCGAACTCCAGAGCCAAGGCATCGACGTGATGGCGCAGATGTTCGAGGACGAACAGCGCGAGATCGAAGAGCAGGCCGATGCAGCCCGTATCGACCCGACCCTCGAGCCCGGCGAAATCCCCGAGGACATGCTCGAAGAGGGTGCCGACACCGCTACGGACGAGAACGAAGAGAACGCCTGA
- a CDS encoding AMP nucleosidase, producing the protein METIEQTLDRIETIYDAAVERLRDDVIAFGRERALPAPERRKDGSYAYPELRLRFRGGDQPEDRNRAFGRLNAPGLYTTTVTRPALFRDYLREQLELISENYEIEVEVGSSQQEIPFPYVLDGEAGAELVGVDPNLIARHFPSTELADIGDELADGIVLENAEDPIPLSLFDGLRTDFSLARLAHYTGTSTEHFQRFILFTNYHRYVDEFVDWAGSQLGSNGYTALAGAGGLMLNEKTDNARAQLSDTAWRRHQMPAYHLIGPNREGITLVNIGVGPSNAKTICDHLAVLRPEAWLMIGHCGGLRPSQKIGDYVLAHAYLRDDHVLDPVLPPEIPLPAIAEVQQALAGAAEEVSGEHGADLKKRMRTGTVVTTDDRNWELRYTNSAHRMSLSRAVGVDMESATIAGQGYRFRVPYGTLLCVSDKPLHGEIKLPGQANAFYEEAIAAHLQIGVTACRLLRDEGPRLHSRKLRAFNEPPFR; encoded by the coding sequence ATGGAAACCATCGAACAGACACTCGACCGGATCGAGACAATTTATGACGCGGCAGTCGAAAGGTTGCGCGATGACGTTATCGCCTTCGGGCGCGAACGCGCGCTTCCCGCACCAGAGCGCCGCAAGGATGGAAGCTACGCCTATCCCGAGCTGCGTCTGCGTTTCCGTGGCGGCGATCAGCCCGAGGATCGCAATCGCGCCTTTGGCCGCTTGAATGCACCAGGCCTCTATACGACCACCGTAACGCGCCCGGCCCTGTTTCGCGACTATCTGCGCGAACAGCTCGAGCTGATTTCCGAGAATTACGAAATCGAAGTCGAAGTGGGCTCGTCTCAGCAGGAAATTCCCTTTCCCTACGTGCTCGACGGCGAAGCCGGTGCCGAATTGGTGGGAGTCGATCCCAACCTGATCGCGCGGCACTTTCCCTCGACCGAACTGGCGGATATCGGAGACGAGCTGGCCGACGGCATCGTGCTCGAAAATGCGGAGGACCCGATCCCTCTCTCTTTGTTCGACGGGCTGCGCACGGATTTCAGCTTGGCGCGGCTGGCGCATTATACCGGCACGAGCACAGAGCATTTCCAGCGCTTCATTCTGTTCACCAACTACCACCGCTATGTCGATGAATTCGTGGACTGGGCCGGGTCCCAGCTCGGTTCGAATGGCTACACCGCACTGGCTGGTGCAGGCGGATTGATGCTGAACGAGAAGACCGACAATGCCCGCGCGCAACTCTCCGATACCGCATGGCGGCGGCACCAAATGCCCGCCTACCATCTCATCGGTCCGAACAGGGAAGGCATCACGCTGGTCAATATCGGCGTCGGTCCGTCCAATGCGAAGACCATCTGCGACCACCTTGCCGTGCTGCGACCAGAAGCCTGGCTGATGATCGGTCACTGCGGCGGTCTGCGTCCCAGCCAGAAGATCGGCGACTATGTGCTCGCCCATGCCTACCTGCGCGACGACCATGTGCTCGATCCCGTCCTGCCACCCGAAATTCCCCTGCCCGCTATTGCCGAGGTCCAGCAGGCCCTCGCCGGCGCGGCGGAAGAGGTCTCGGGCGAACATGGCGCGGACCTCAAGAAGCGCATGCGTACCGGCACCGTTGTCACCACGGACGACCGCAACTGGGAACTGCGCTACACAAACTCGGCCCATCGCATGAGCCTTAGCCGGGCAGTTGGGGTCGACATGGAAAGCGCCACGATCGCGGGGCAGGGCTATCGCTTCCGCGTGCCCTACGGCACGCTCTTGTGCGTATCGGACAAGCCGCTGCACGGCGAAATCAAGCTGCCCGGCCAGGCCAACGCCTTTTACGAGGAAGCAATTGCCGCCCACCTCCAGATCGGCGTGACCGCCTGTCGCTTGCTCCGCGACGAGGGGCCGCGCTTGCACAGCCGGAAACTGCGCGCCTTCAATGAGCCGCCGTTCAGGTAG